One genomic window of [Clostridium] scindens ATCC 35704 includes the following:
- a CDS encoding transketolase family protein, translating into MANMGGFTFCCGDFGPAMEAKGTVTNEILEMIDDDPRVCYVVSDGTARGGRTQTKALSCPDRIIDVGIQEMNMVTVAAGLAHRGYIPFVQTFGPFLCVRALDQIHNDVAYNDYPVRLIGTHAGISSGYGPTHNTIIEFGVMNALPNMTMVAPCDAEQCKKVLRASLDYAGPMYIRIPRGEEPLVYEQGYDYHFEIGKANVIKEGKDLNIIATGMGVYGAVKAARSLEEQGYDVGVIDMHTIKPIDKDAIISAAKASGNLITVEDHNILGGLGSIVADVLMEAGVYASLRKIGVPDTFVEFGYPEELYPYYKMDATGIEEVALEQLKK; encoded by the coding sequence ATGGCAAATATGGGCGGTTTCACTTTCTGTTGTGGCGATTTTGGCCCGGCAATGGAAGCAAAAGGTACAGTTACAAATGAAATTCTGGAAATGATTGATGATGATCCTCGTGTTTGTTACGTCGTTTCTGACGGAACAGCAAGAGGCGGCCGTACACAGACAAAGGCATTGTCCTGTCCCGATCGAATCATTGACGTAGGTATTCAGGAGATGAATATGGTTACGGTTGCTGCAGGACTTGCACATAGAGGCTATATTCCTTTCGTTCAGACATTCGGTCCTTTCCTTTGCGTCAGAGCACTGGATCAGATTCACAATGATGTAGCTTACAATGATTATCCCGTAAGACTGATCGGTACTCATGCTGGTATTTCTTCAGGTTATGGTCCTACTCATAACACAATTATCGAGTTTGGTGTTATGAATGCACTTCCCAATATGACCATGGTTGCTCCTTGTGATGCAGAGCAGTGTAAGAAAGTACTTCGTGCAAGCCTGGATTATGCAGGTCCTATGTATATTCGTATTCCGAGAGGTGAGGAGCCCCTTGTTTATGAGCAGGGATATGACTATCACTTTGAAATCGGTAAAGCTAATGTAATCAAAGAAGGTAAAGATTTGAACATTATTGCCACCGGTATGGGTGTTTATGGAGCGGTAAAAGCTGCAAGATCTCTGGAAGAGCAGGGATATGATGTGGGCGTTATTGATATGCACACCATCAAACCCATTGATAAAGATGCAATCATCTCTGCAGCAAAAGCATCCGGCAATTTGATCACTGTTGAAGATCACAATATCCTCGGGGGACTTGGTTCCATCGTTGCAGACGTACTGATGGAAGCTGGTGTATATGCCAGTCTTCGTAAGATTGGTGTTCCTGATACCTTCGTAGAGTTTGGTTATCCGGAAGAACTGTATCCTTACTATAAGATGGATGCAACAGGTATCGAAGAAGTTGCACTGGAGCAGTTAAAGAAATAG
- a CDS encoding transposase, producing the protein MNNLYTCVSKFVIYLHKNKRDSLLAGLEHYYDLNDFNRTFYYSNSNETADRIKVILEDADKLLMSCGQEFDDVTEYQFLVRCLSEQTVVEDAIRRLKTKEDGGRDSSVLQNPSDPDATFRQKAGKQHRGYVANVDEAVGENGSIVLDYQFEQNNYSDSQFLKDSLERNGSPEEESVVVTDGAYFGEENSRLAQKQNINLVTTAITGIEVPEIYADFLLNEEGTCVLKCPAGHHIKPFKIFLLGGSP; encoded by the coding sequence ATGAATAATCTGTACACCTGCGTATCCAAGTTCGTCATATATCTGCACAAGAATAAGCGAGATTCTCTTTTGGCAGGACTGGAACATTATTATGATCTCAATGACTTCAATCGGACATTTTATTACAGCAACAGCAACGAAACAGCAGATCGGATAAAAGTGATATTGGAAGATGCAGATAAACTGCTTATGTCATGCGGTCAGGAGTTCGATGATGTCACAGAGTACCAGTTTCTTGTAAGATGCCTTTCAGAGCAGACTGTTGTGGAAGATGCCATTCGCCGTCTCAAAACAAAAGAGGATGGCGGAAGGGATTCTTCTGTTCTGCAGAACCCCTCCGATCCTGATGCCACGTTCCGCCAAAAAGCAGGAAAGCAACATAGAGGATATGTGGCAAATGTTGATGAAGCAGTCGGTGAGAATGGTTCTATCGTACTGGATTATCAGTTTGAACAGAACAACTATTCTGACAGTCAATTTCTGAAAGACAGTCTTGAGAGGAATGGTAGCCCTGAGGAAGAATCTGTGGTTGTCACAGATGGCGCATACTTCGGTGAAGAAAACAGCCGTCTGGCACAGAAGCAAAACATAAACCTTGTTACAACAGCCATAACAGGAATAGAAGTTCCTGAAATATATGCAGACTTCCTACTGAATGAAGAAGGCACCTGCGTTCTGAAATGTCCTGCTGGTCATCATATAAAGCCGTTTAAGATATTCTTGTTAGGCGGCTCACCCTAA
- a CDS encoding LysR family transcriptional regulator codes for MKTEQLEQLLKVLECGSISKAARKLYISQPSLTKNIAQLESEYGIKILTRTSKGIELTEEGINFVFYAKQILTATNGLNNAFRNNHADCSRLFLASQEFDFLADILHELYVENTDNHVHYNILEVDRGEVILRVLNRRSDIGLIVSYGEHEKKQMWMRDAALLDMCPLTEGEVIVCVGPNSAYYNKERLTIEDARNALTICLDVEAQAKENLYFEIADHGFNTNRIMFFNSIHLCEEMLLKTDSVMFVSEWTKNCMTNPSLHFIPVDLPRKTKLLCCTRKGESLSIHSLQFLRKLYRHFEKEDEFLKFYSSK; via the coding sequence TTGAAAACTGAACAATTAGAACAACTACTGAAAGTCCTGGAATGTGGCTCTATATCAAAAGCGGCCAGGAAACTATATATCAGTCAGCCCAGTCTGACGAAGAATATCGCCCAACTGGAATCGGAATACGGTATCAAGATTCTGACCCGTACATCAAAAGGAATTGAGTTGACAGAAGAGGGCATTAACTTTGTCTTTTATGCAAAGCAAATTCTCACTGCAACGAATGGCCTGAATAATGCTTTCCGGAATAATCATGCCGATTGTTCCAGACTTTTCCTTGCCAGTCAAGAATTCGACTTTCTTGCCGATATCCTTCATGAACTTTATGTTGAAAATACGGATAACCATGTACACTATAATATCCTGGAGGTGGATCGTGGTGAAGTCATTCTTCGTGTATTAAATAGACGTTCTGATATCGGACTCATTGTAAGTTATGGAGAACATGAGAAAAAACAGATGTGGATGAGAGATGCAGCTCTTTTAGATATGTGTCCCCTTACAGAAGGAGAAGTCATCGTCTGTGTCGGTCCGAACTCCGCTTACTATAACAAAGAGCGACTGACCATCGAGGATGCACGTAATGCACTTACTATCTGCCTTGACGTAGAAGCTCAGGCAAAAGAGAATTTATATTTTGAAATCGCCGATCATGGCTTTAATACCAACCGAATCATGTTCTTCAATTCAATCCATCTTTGTGAAGAGATGCTGTTGAAAACAGATTCTGTAATGTTTGTGTCCGAATGGACAAAAAACTGTATGACGAATCCTTCACTGCATTTTATCCCGGTAGATTTACCAAGAAAAACAAAGCTTCTTTGCTGTACAAGAAAAGGAGAATCCTTGAGTATTCATTCTCTGCAATTCTTAAGAAAACTATATCGTCACTTTGAAAAAGAAGATGAATTTCTCAAATTTTACAGTTCAAAATAA
- a CDS encoding ADP-ribosylglycohydrolase family protein: protein MKNHVLGTLYGMAIGDAMGMPPELWSRKRCLEYYGKITDFLDGCPENIISYQYKAGQFTDDTSQALTILDSLIETDFVPNSQSIATHILDWAEKVHAFENNILGPTSKVALKLFQEGKSAKEFSDESVSNGAAMRIAPIGTLFSTTQKEELCRYVAAVSSVTHTSDITIAGASMIAMAVASALEHNDREKMIEDALSVEKYAMNLGASTPSPSLGARTKLGVRLAQAYADDETAFLENLYNVVGAGVNTSESVPAALAIAYYSFDVRKCALLCANLGGDTDTIGAMAAAICGAAQGISEIPEKDIALIQKANKIDFTKYADAIVEKRGQIKWEKDVS from the coding sequence ATGAAGAACCACGTATTAGGTACCTTATATGGAATGGCAATCGGCGATGCGATGGGAATGCCGCCAGAATTGTGGAGTCGGAAACGTTGCCTGGAATATTACGGTAAAATCACAGACTTTTTAGATGGCTGCCCGGAAAATATCATTTCCTATCAGTACAAAGCAGGTCAGTTTACCGATGACACAAGCCAGGCATTGACTATCTTGGACAGCTTAATAGAAACAGATTTTGTTCCGAATAGTCAAAGTATTGCCACACACATTTTAGACTGGGCCGAAAAGGTACATGCTTTTGAAAATAATATTTTAGGTCCAACATCAAAAGTTGCTTTGAAACTTTTCCAGGAAGGAAAAAGTGCCAAGGAATTCTCGGATGAATCCGTATCCAACGGTGCTGCAATGCGGATTGCACCGATCGGGACATTATTTTCCACAACACAAAAAGAAGAGTTATGTCGCTACGTTGCAGCAGTATCCAGCGTGACACATACAAGTGATATTACGATTGCCGGTGCTTCTATGATCGCGATGGCAGTTGCCTCTGCGCTGGAACACAATGATCGCGAAAAAATGATCGAAGATGCGCTTTCCGTAGAAAAATACGCAATGAATCTTGGCGCTTCTACTCCCAGTCCGTCTTTGGGAGCAAGAACAAAGCTTGGTGTCCGTCTGGCACAAGCTTACGCAGATGATGAAACTGCATTTTTAGAAAATTTATACAATGTTGTCGGAGCAGGTGTAAATACTTCTGAATCTGTTCCTGCTGCTCTGGCAATTGCTTATTACAGCTTTGATGTTAGAAAATGTGCGTTACTCTGTGCAAACTTAGGTGGTGATACCGATACGATCGGGGCAATGGCTGCTGCCATTTGTGGAGCAGCTCAGGGAATATCCGAAATTCCTGAAAAAGATATTGCTTTGATCCAAAAGGCAAACAAGATTGATTTTACAAAATATGCAGATGCAATCGTAGAAAAAAGGGGGCAGATCAAATGGGAAAAGGATGTATCGTAA
- a CDS encoding excisionase gives MTVEEASQYFSVGQNKIRQLAQQDRFGNWYMMNGNRLLIKKKQFEKMLDKLDTI, from the coding sequence ATGACGGTAGAAGAAGCGTCCCAGTATTTTTCGGTCGGTCAAAACAAGATAAGACAGCTTGCCCAGCAGGACAGGTTCGGCAACTGGTATATGATGAACGGAAACCGTCTGCTCATCAAGAAAAAGCAGTTTGAAAAAATGCTGGATAAATTGGACACAATCTAA
- a CDS encoding PfkB family carbohydrate kinase: MGKGCIVIGAAMLDIVMEIDQIPKSGTDVYAKGQSMMVGGCAYNVADILKHFGVNYTLFAPIGTGMYADFIRKELKKAGHESPVHCEDSDNGYCLCMVEADGERTFLTVPGIECHFQEEWFSALPVDSYDSVYVSGYELEGEGGDAILNFLESNQELTVYYAPGPRITYIDPEKSKRMYALHPVMHLNELEAVTSTNTDDITQAAEMLSKSTGNTVLITLGKQGVHLFEKGIHTLVPSKQATVVDTIGAGDSHIGAVIAMRTMGNSFPEAIAMANRISAKVVSVKGPVITTEEFEDAKQD, encoded by the coding sequence ATGGGAAAAGGATGTATCGTAATTGGTGCAGCTATGCTCGATATCGTTATGGAAATTGACCAGATCCCAAAATCCGGAACAGATGTCTATGCCAAGGGACAATCCATGATGGTTGGAGGCTGTGCGTATAATGTAGCAGACATTTTAAAACATTTCGGTGTAAACTACACATTGTTCGCGCCAATCGGAACCGGAATGTATGCGGATTTCATTCGCAAAGAACTAAAAAAAGCCGGGCACGAAAGTCCTGTCCACTGCGAAGATTCTGATAACGGATACTGTCTCTGCATGGTAGAAGCAGACGGAGAACGGACATTCTTAACCGTCCCCGGAATCGAATGTCATTTTCAAGAGGAATGGTTTTCTGCCCTTCCTGTAGATTCTTATGACTCTGTTTATGTGAGTGGATATGAATTAGAAGGAGAAGGCGGTGATGCCATTTTAAATTTCCTGGAGTCCAATCAAGAATTGACCGTTTATTATGCCCCCGGCCCAAGAATCACTTATATTGATCCGGAAAAATCGAAACGTATGTATGCACTTCATCCAGTCATGCATCTGAATGAATTGGAAGCTGTAACTTCCACAAATACAGACGATATCACTCAGGCTGCAGAAATGCTTTCTAAATCAACCGGAAATACAGTTTTAATCACATTGGGAAAACAAGGGGTACACCTTTTCGAAAAAGGAATTCACACCTTAGTCCCTTCAAAACAGGCAACTGTTGTCGATACGATTGGTGCTGGTGATTCCCATATCGGTGCTGTCATTGCAATGCGAACGATGGGGAACTCATTTCCGGAAGCAATTGCCATGGCAAATCGGATTTCCGCGAAAGTAGTCAGTGTCAAAGGACCTGTCATTACAACGGAAGAATTTGAAGATGCAAAACAAGATTAA
- a CDS encoding GntR family transcriptional regulator produces MKKTPKYAQIEAELIAQIESGKLAPGAELPSESDLIECYDVSRVTVRRAIDELYHQGYVEKMQGKRACVKEKVKLQELTSVSSYTEEIIRQGMTPSRELLSSGLRVCTKEEAEQLGLKKADPVFFMERIYFADGSPLCFTSTVLPYQLFREIETYDFEQNSLYQILEERYHIQITTTSLKLKAVSAYGNISKSLNVEEDTPLLYSDGITYGIQKDQEVPIELFQNYYLTSRFEYSLIQRR; encoded by the coding sequence ATGAAAAAAACACCAAAGTACGCACAGATAGAAGCGGAACTGATCGCACAGATAGAATCAGGAAAACTTGCTCCGGGAGCAGAGCTTCCAAGTGAATCCGATTTGATCGAATGTTATGATGTAAGTCGTGTAACAGTCCGTCGTGCAATTGATGAGTTGTATCATCAAGGATATGTTGAAAAAATGCAGGGAAAAAGAGCGTGTGTCAAAGAAAAAGTAAAACTTCAGGAATTGACTTCGGTTTCCAGTTATACAGAAGAAATCATCCGCCAAGGGATGACACCCTCTCGTGAATTATTGTCATCCGGACTTCGTGTCTGCACGAAGGAAGAGGCAGAACAGCTCGGGTTAAAAAAAGCGGATCCGGTTTTTTTTATGGAGCGAATTTATTTTGCGGATGGATCTCCATTGTGTTTTACAAGTACAGTGCTGCCTTATCAATTATTCAGAGAGATTGAAACCTATGATTTTGAACAAAATTCCCTGTACCAGATTTTGGAGGAACGGTATCATATCCAGATTACCACGACTTCTTTAAAATTAAAAGCTGTCTCTGCATACGGAAATATCTCCAAATCTTTGAATGTAGAAGAGGATACGCCGCTGTTATATTCTGACGGTATTACATATGGGATTCAGAAAGATCAGGAAGTACCGATTGAGCTGTTTCAAAACTATTATTTGACCAGCCGGTTCGAATATTCGCTGATTCAACGTCGATAA
- a CDS encoding MFS transporter codes for MSNVANNGASGEKTLYHGKEAVFRKLAFGSGEIVHNVPWMLVSAYLAFYMTDIAMIPAAAVSILFLVCRCWDAINDPLIGSLADNTNTKMGRYRPWMLGTSIVYIPLVVMLFWAHPDWGVTARTAWGCGFYFLAVVAATSWNIPFCALNGVITPYPGERASFASYRIGISSLACAIPTAIFLPLVAKYSNNYANAPRGFVLATITVCMIAVPFIFLCIGGTKEAIKPPKAQKFTPRQMFETVGKNTPLLIICVGFFVYGLLAYGRTSAAMYYFNYYWGNADAFTIYATARGLICGVAAFFGAALVKKLGSKRNALMFGNLICAVINFIAFFLNPSIISVKGCVAILLIDGIGMGIQTSLLYSMIPDTVEYGQWKSGLRADGLCSSTTSFMMKLGGALSPTIMLAMLAGSGYVANATTQTPQALSSINIVMNLAPAVLAVVSIIIFSFYKLDGKMHAQILEDLKARGQFEAYED; via the coding sequence ATGAGTAATGTAGCGAACAATGGGGCTTCCGGTGAGAAGACTTTATATCATGGAAAAGAAGCGGTATTTCGTAAACTGGCCTTTGGTTCAGGTGAAATCGTTCACAATGTACCTTGGATGCTGGTAAGCGCATATCTTGCGTTTTATATGACTGATATTGCAATGATTCCGGCAGCAGCAGTTTCTATTCTGTTCCTTGTGTGCAGATGCTGGGATGCAATCAATGATCCACTGATTGGTTCCCTGGCAGACAATACCAATACAAAGATGGGACGATATCGTCCTTGGATGCTGGGAACTTCTATTGTATATATTCCTCTGGTAGTTATGCTTTTCTGGGCACATCCTGATTGGGGCGTAACCGCACGTACTGCATGGGGATGTGGTTTCTACTTCCTGGCAGTTGTTGCAGCAACATCTTGGAATATTCCATTCTGTGCACTGAATGGTGTTATTACTCCGTATCCCGGTGAGCGTGCATCCTTTGCAAGTTATCGAATCGGAATCTCTTCTCTGGCATGTGCGATTCCGACAGCAATCTTCCTTCCACTGGTTGCAAAATATAGCAATAACTACGCAAATGCACCCCGAGGATTTGTTCTTGCAACTATTACGGTATGTATGATTGCAGTTCCTTTCATTTTCCTCTGTATCGGCGGAACAAAGGAAGCAATCAAACCGCCCAAAGCACAAAAATTCACTCCCAGGCAGATGTTCGAGACGGTCGGAAAGAATACGCCACTCCTTATTATCTGCGTCGGATTCTTTGTATACGGCCTTCTTGCTTACGGAAGAACTTCTGCAGCAATGTACTATTTCAATTATTACTGGGGCAATGCAGATGCATTTACCATCTATGCAACAGCTCGTGGACTTATCTGCGGTGTAGCAGCATTCTTTGGAGCTGCTCTGGTTAAAAAGCTGGGCAGTAAGCGTAATGCATTGATGTTCGGAAACCTGATTTGTGCAGTGATTAACTTTATTGCATTCTTCCTGAATCCCAGCATCATCTCTGTTAAGGGCTGTGTTGCAATCCTCCTGATCGATGGTATTGGTATGGGTATCCAGACATCCCTTCTGTACTCCATGATTCCCGATACTGTTGAGTATGGTCAGTGGAAATCAGGACTTCGTGCAGATGGTCTTTGTTCCTCAACCACCAGCTTTATGATGAAACTCGGTGGTGCGTTATCACCCACAATCATGTTGGCAATGCTTGCAGGTTCCGGTTATGTGGCAAATGCAACTACACAGACTCCGCAGGCTCTGTCTTCTATCAATATCGTTATGAACTTAGCTCCGGCTGTTCTGGCTGTAGTTAGCATTATCATCTTCTCCTTCTATAAATTGGATGGTAAAATGCATGCACAGATTCTGGAAGATCTGAAAGCTCGCGGACAGTTTGAAGCTTATGAAGACTAA
- the pnuC gene encoding nicotinamide riboside transporter PnuC yields MSKVKDFFKGWSKFEICWLVLSTVIMIVLSVIWGDNTLALISGITGILGVVLAAKGKVSTYFFATINVAIYAYLTFNNHLYGEFMLNAFYYIPMNFVGFYLWSRHKDEESGEVEGKALTPKQIVILLIATAVIVIIYWQILTHLGGQLALIDAMSTVFSVIALIMQVARYAEQWLLWIIVNVVSVIMWILLIGKDSSAVTMVVMWVAYLFNSMYGYYNWKKLAAKNSENH; encoded by the coding sequence ATGAGTAAAGTAAAAGACTTTTTTAAAGGCTGGAGTAAATTCGAAATATGCTGGCTGGTTTTATCGACTGTTATTATGATTGTACTGAGTGTCATCTGGGGAGATAATACACTGGCTCTGATCAGTGGAATCACTGGAATTCTGGGAGTTGTTCTCGCCGCAAAAGGAAAAGTAAGCACTTATTTCTTTGCAACGATCAATGTCGCTATTTACGCTTATCTGACATTTAATAACCATTTATATGGTGAATTCATGTTAAATGCCTTTTACTACATTCCAATGAACTTTGTTGGTTTCTACCTTTGGTCGAGACATAAAGATGAAGAAAGCGGTGAAGTGGAAGGGAAAGCTCTGACGCCAAAACAAATCGTAATTCTTTTGATTGCCACAGCTGTGATCGTTATCATCTACTGGCAGATTCTGACTCATCTCGGCGGACAGCTTGCTTTGATTGATGCCATGTCAACCGTCTTCTCTGTCATTGCCTTGATAATGCAGGTTGCACGTTACGCAGAACAGTGGCTGTTATGGATCATTGTAAATGTCGTATCCGTCATTATGTGGATTCTCCTGATTGGAAAAGACTCTTCTGCAGTCACAATGGTTGTGATGTGGGTTGCTTATTTATTCAACTCCATGTACGGATATTACAACTGGAAAAAACTTGCTGCGAAAAATAGCGAGAATCATTAA
- a CDS encoding transketolase translates to MAKVCINDVRKLIEKSGQIREKLCLGTHRIGNVHIGGPMSACDVATALYYKYMEFDPENLDDPERNIFVLSKGHNGILLFTIFCDMGMYDWDLLLDTYNTIDHPFGAHPNHKRVKGIEVSTGSLGHGLSWCCGMAHGNRDKGIKSRIYTLLGDGEMEEGSNWEAILYAASRKLDNVVAIVDFNHASAAFETGENLVWGEKGGPEGMADCFRAFGWNAVVIDGTNMQEIDEALGSLPPVTLDGKPNAIICSTKKGQGVGFMMERPCAWHVGGFGKETLDEAVADIQEYTKQKLAKVK, encoded by the coding sequence ATGGCTAAAGTATGTATCAATGATGTGCGTAAGCTGATCGAGAAATCCGGTCAGATTCGTGAAAAACTATGTTTAGGAACACATCGTATAGGAAATGTACATATCGGAGGTCCGATGTCAGCATGTGATGTGGCTACAGCATTGTATTACAAGTATATGGAGTTTGATCCGGAGAATCTGGATGATCCGGAAAGAAATATTTTCGTTCTTTCCAAGGGTCACAACGGAATCCTGTTATTCACCATTTTCTGCGACATGGGAATGTATGACTGGGATCTTCTACTAGATACCTACAATACGATTGATCATCCCTTTGGAGCACATCCCAATCATAAGCGCGTAAAGGGTATTGAAGTATCAACAGGTTCTCTTGGCCACGGACTTTCCTGGTGCTGTGGTATGGCACACGGTAATCGTGACAAGGGTATCAAATCCAGAATCTATACTCTGCTGGGTGACGGCGAGATGGAAGAAGGATCCAACTGGGAAGCAATTCTTTATGCAGCATCCCGAAAACTGGACAATGTGGTTGCAATCGTAGATTTCAATCATGCATCTGCAGCATTTGAGACCGGAGAGAACCTGGTATGGGGTGAAAAGGGAGGTCCTGAAGGTATGGCAGACTGCTTCCGCGCATTTGGATGGAATGCAGTGGTCATTGACGGAACCAACATGCAGGAAATCGACGAAGCACTTGGTTCTCTTCCTCCTGTTACACTGGACGGAAAACCCAATGCCATCATCTGTTCCACAAAGAAAGGACAGGGTGTCGGCTTTATGATGGAACGTCCCTGTGCATGGCATGTTGGCGGATTCGGCAAAGAGACACTAGATGAAGCAGTAGCAGATATTCAGGAATACACAAAACAGAAACTGGCGAAGGTGAAGTAA
- a CDS encoding iron-containing alcohol dehydrogenase codes for MNPEYTCTLGAYQTASGITDILVHVIERYFTNTRHVETTDRVCEAIMTSVITEASKVMANLQDYETRANIM; via the coding sequence TTGAATCCAGAGTATACATGTACACTGGGGGCATATCAGACAGCCAGTGGTATTACAGACATTTTAGTTCATGTTATAGAGCGTTATTTTACAAACACAAGACATGTTGAGACAACAGACCGTGTGTGTGAAGCTATTATGACCAGTGTGATCACAGAGGCTTCGAAGGTGATGGCAAATCTTCAGGATTATGAGACCCGTGCCAATATTATGTAG
- a CDS encoding iron-containing alcohol dehydrogenase, translating into MNNAGIPFVELGGVKPNPRSGLVYEGIDLYRREGVDFILAVGGGSSIDSAKAIALGVPYAGDFWDFYETDRIVTEALPVGTVLTIAAAGSEGSSGSVITNEESLLKWSVGGDATVRNSLY; encoded by the coding sequence TTGAATAACGCCGGAATTCCATTTGTAGAATTGGGTGGGGTAAAACCGAACCCAAGAAGCGGACTTGTATATGAAGGGATTGATCTTTACCGCAGAGAAGGAGTTGACTTTATTCTTGCAGTTGGAGGCGGAAGTTCGATAGACTCTGCAAAAGCAATTGCACTGGGGGTGCCTTATGCTGGAGATTTCTGGGATTTCTATGAGACAGATCGTATCGTCACAGAAGCGCTTCCGGTTGGAACCGTTTTAACAATTGCAGCAGCAGGCAGTGAAGGTTCAAGTGGTTCCGTGATCACAAACGAAGAGAGTCTTTTGAAATGGTCTGTAGGCGGTGACGCGACCGTCCGAAATTCTCTGTATTGA
- a CDS encoding zinc-dependent alcohol dehydrogenase — translation MRQLFVTSIRDFEKNTMGTVDMMEAPMPEPKDEEIRIKVVYASICGSDTHILTGNLGEMESTTRSMLPMSFGHELSGVIDKVGSTAEKMGFKVGQKVVANYAKYCGCCENCREGKVNLCSNMGYRMNGFSEYAVYHMSQIFPIPDDADLKDYALVEPLTVALSSAEQAKISYGKSVAIMGAGGLGMMLVQLARLAGASTITVFDIVPEKLELALENGADYALNSAEEGVAERAIELAGGRYDCVLEGTGATAAAKLGLQLLARDGDAVYFAMYGKDPILPVNLQSDLYWDQKHIHGMIQGAWQFPKSIRMIPRMDFSKIIQKEHTLTNYKQAFEDLYSKKYAKIVIKMDE, via the coding sequence ATGAGACAATTATTTGTTACTTCCATTCGTGATTTCGAGAAAAACACGATGGGTACTGTTGATATGATGGAAGCTCCTATGCCGGAACCGAAGGATGAAGAAATCCGTATCAAGGTAGTTTATGCGTCCATTTGTGGTTCCGATACACATATTCTTACCGGAAATCTGGGTGAAATGGAATCAACTACCCGTTCCATGCTTCCTATGAGCTTCGGACACGAGCTTTCCGGTGTGATCGATAAAGTAGGTTCTACAGCAGAAAAGATGGGATTCAAGGTTGGACAGAAGGTTGTTGCAAACTATGCAAAATACTGTGGATGCTGCGAAAACTGCCGCGAAGGAAAAGTAAACCTCTGCTCCAATATGGGATATCGGATGAATGGATTTTCCGAGTATGCAGTTTATCACATGAGTCAGATTTTCCCGATTCCCGATGATGCAGATCTGAAAGATTATGCACTGGTAGAGCCCCTTACCGTAGCTCTTTCTTCCGCAGAGCAGGCCAAAATCTCCTACGGAAAATCGGTAGCAATCATGGGTGCAGGTGGTCTTGGAATGATGCTGGTACAGCTGGCTCGTCTTGCAGGAGCAAGCACCATTACAGTATTCGATATTGTTCCGGAAAAACTGGAGCTGGCACTTGAAAACGGTGCAGATTATGCACTGAATTCAGCAGAAGAAGGGGTCGCTGAAAGAGCTATCGAACTGGCAGGCGGACGTTATGACTGTGTTCTGGAAGGAACCGGAGCAACTGCTGCAGCAAAACTGGGACTTCAGCTTCTGGCTCGTGACGGAGATGCAGTTTACTTCGCAATGTACGGAAAGGATCCCATCCTTCCGGTAAATCTTCAGAGTGATCTGTACTGGGATCAGAAACATATTCACGGAATGATTCAGGGTGCATGGCAGTTTCCGAAATCCATCCGCATGATTCCTCGTATGGACTTTTCCAAGATTATTCAGAAAGAACATACACTGACCAATTATAAACAGGCTTTTGAAGATCTTTATTCAAAGAAATATGCAAAGATCGTAATTAAGATGGACGAATAG